The following proteins come from a genomic window of Deltaproteobacteria bacterium IMCC39524:
- the nadA gene encoding quinolinate synthase NadA, with amino-acid sequence MNQNDIIKEILRLADERDALILAHNYQRDEIQELAHITGDSLALSMEAARTDKSVIVFCGVHFMAESAAILAPEKTVLLPRLDAGCPMADMITAEGLREFKSKYPGVPVVTYVNSSAAVKAESDICCTSSNAVNVVASLADQEVILAPDRNLGRYIADQVDKTCYFWDGYCPTHERFTVADVEAIKADYPDALFMAHPECPPEVLAQADHICSTSGMYTFASENPAKQFIVGTEAGILYRLRKENPDKEFILPTTRLICPNMKLTSIEDILKSLQTMSPQVTVPEEVRIPAKITLDRMLAVPRD; translated from the coding sequence ATGAATCAAAACGATATCATAAAAGAAATCCTCCGCCTGGCTGACGAGCGTGATGCTCTGATCCTGGCCCATAATTATCAACGCGATGAAATCCAGGAACTGGCACATATTACAGGGGATTCTCTCGCTCTGTCGATGGAGGCCGCCCGCACCGACAAGTCGGTGATCGTCTTCTGCGGTGTTCACTTTATGGCAGAAAGCGCTGCCATCCTGGCACCGGAAAAGACGGTTCTGCTGCCGCGCCTTGATGCTGGTTGCCCGATGGCCGACATGATTACGGCAGAGGGCTTGCGTGAATTCAAAAGCAAGTACCCCGGCGTACCCGTGGTGACCTATGTCAACTCGAGTGCTGCTGTGAAAGCCGAGAGCGATATCTGTTGTACAAGCTCAAACGCCGTCAATGTTGTTGCCTCTCTTGCCGACCAAGAAGTCATTCTTGCTCCGGATCGTAACCTGGGCCGTTACATCGCCGATCAAGTGGACAAAACCTGTTACTTCTGGGATGGTTACTGCCCAACGCACGAACGCTTTACGGTTGCCGATGTTGAGGCGATCAAGGCGGATTATCCAGACGCCCTCTTTATGGCACACCCCGAATGCCCTCCCGAGGTGCTGGCTCAGGCCGATCATATCTGTTCCACCAGCGGTATGTACACCTTCGCCTCGGAAAATCCAGCCAAACAATTCATCGTCGGTACCGAAGCGGGGATTCTCTATCGCTTGCGCAAGGAGAATCCCGACAAAGAATTTATCCTGCCGACCACGCGACTTATCTGCCCCAACATGAAGCTGACCTCTATCGAGGATATTCTCAAATCTTTGCAGACTATGAGCCCCCAGGTGACGGTCCCGGAAGAGGTCAGAATTCCAGCTAAAATTACTCTGGACCGGATGCTGGCCGTTCCACGTGATTGA
- the tatB gene encoding Sec-independent protein translocase protein TatB yields the protein MFGIGFPELLMIMAIALIVLGPKRLPDIAKALGRGLSEFKRASDELKQTFEAEVRSHDTDQQTPPPVKLTPPGAMQSPYPDEANSGAPEPSLDPEPVVDKPTLETATAETEKKSEDSRHE from the coding sequence ATGTTTGGTATAGGTTTTCCTGAACTCCTCATGATCATGGCCATCGCCCTGATCGTGCTCGGGCCGAAACGTCTCCCCGATATTGCCAAAGCCCTCGGTCGTGGACTTTCCGAATTCAAACGCGCCTCCGACGAGCTGAAGCAGACCTTCGAGGCCGAAGTCCGTAGTCATGACACCGATCAGCAAACGCCTCCACCGGTCAAGCTGACCCCGCCCGGAGCCATGCAAAGCCCTTATCCTGACGAGGCCAACTCTGGCGCCCCGGAGCCTTCCCTCGACCCAGAGCCTGTTGTCGACAAACCCACATTGGAAACAGCAACGGCTGAAACCGAGAAGAAGAGCGAGGACTCCCGGCATGAGTGA
- the tatC gene encoding twin-arginine translocase subunit TatC — protein sequence MSDQQMPLTTHLEELRRKLIIAGVSWLVAFLACYSFSEQLFNLIADPVRQALPEGTSLVFITATEPFFTYLKIGALAGLLVSMPVIFWQIWSFIAPGLYANEKRYVFPFVLASSFCFACGAFFGFNFVFPMAFKVLIEFGTGGGEISAMLSMGSYLSLSSKLLLAFGLVFELPVVIFFLARMGIVDYKFLARNRKFALLAAFLIGAMLTPPDVFSQTALALPFIILYEIGIIIARLFGKRRETDDEAEQKTEA from the coding sequence ATGAGTGATCAACAGATGCCGTTGACCACTCACCTTGAGGAATTGCGCCGCAAGCTGATTATTGCCGGCGTTTCCTGGCTGGTGGCCTTCCTGGCCTGCTATTCATTTTCAGAACAACTCTTCAACCTGATTGCCGACCCGGTTCGCCAGGCGTTGCCGGAGGGGACCTCGCTGGTCTTCATCACGGCAACCGAGCCGTTCTTTACTTACCTGAAAATAGGTGCCCTGGCCGGGCTGCTCGTCTCCATGCCGGTGATCTTCTGGCAAATCTGGTCCTTTATCGCACCGGGCCTTTATGCAAACGAGAAGCGCTACGTTTTCCCCTTTGTGCTGGCAAGCTCCTTCTGCTTCGCCTGCGGCGCATTTTTCGGTTTCAACTTCGTCTTCCCCATGGCCTTCAAGGTGCTTATCGAGTTCGGCACCGGCGGTGGTGAAATCAGCGCCATGCTCTCCATGGGCTCCTACCTCTCCTTGTCGAGCAAACTCCTGCTTGCCTTCGGATTGGTTTTTGAGCTGCCGGTCGTGATCTTCTTTCTGGCCCGCATGGGTATCGTTGACTACAAGTTCCTCGCCCGTAATCGCAAATTCGCTCTCCTCGCCGCGTTCCTGATCGGTGCCATGCTTACGCCACCGGATGTTTTTTCACAAACAGCGCTGGCCCTGCCCTTCATCATCCTCTATGAAATCGGTATTATCATCGCAAGGCTGTTTGGCAAACGTCGTGAAACCGATGACGAAGCAGAGCAAAAAACCGAGGCGTAA
- a CDS encoding thioredoxin domain-containing protein gives MSGVSRILILLLGLLLTAGSVCAELEKNLVKRHPLGKQPVDVAQSVSDGRLFVLLETGEVQIFSADGQPQELFNVGAGVTSLEVSPDGQTLYLGNSKSNELQILAIAHVQQLPVGPSAVKGDADAPVTITLFDDFQCPYCAKLVPTLDQVMAAYPKQVKVVFKHFPLSMHKFAKQAAVASIAARNQGNFWPLHDQLFANYNKLNDAKIRELAEAVGLDMTRFDQDMANPALLQEVNNDIQLGAKAGVRGTPAAYINGRQLKDRSLKGFKMMIDAELKKAAK, from the coding sequence ATGTCAGGTGTAAGTCGTATTTTGATCTTGTTGCTCGGTCTGCTGTTAACGGCCGGCTCGGTTTGTGCGGAACTCGAAAAGAATCTGGTCAAACGTCACCCCCTGGGCAAGCAACCGGTCGATGTTGCCCAGAGTGTTAGTGACGGGCGTCTCTTTGTTCTCCTGGAAACAGGAGAGGTCCAGATTTTCTCAGCTGACGGCCAGCCGCAGGAGCTCTTCAATGTTGGAGCGGGAGTCACCAGTCTGGAAGTTTCCCCGGACGGACAGACGCTTTACCTGGGTAACAGCAAAAGCAACGAATTGCAGATTCTCGCTATTGCTCATGTACAGCAGCTTCCGGTTGGTCCCTCCGCCGTAAAGGGGGATGCGGATGCGCCTGTCACTATTACCCTCTTCGATGATTTCCAGTGCCCCTACTGCGCAAAACTGGTGCCGACTCTGGACCAGGTGATGGCTGCCTACCCCAAGCAGGTCAAGGTGGTGTTCAAGCATTTTCCTTTGAGCATGCACAAGTTTGCCAAACAGGCAGCTGTTGCCAGTATTGCAGCGCGCAACCAGGGCAATTTCTGGCCTTTACATGATCAACTGTTTGCCAATTACAACAAGCTGAATGACGCCAAAATCCGTGAACTGGCCGAAGCTGTCGGCCTTGATATGACACGTTTTGACCAGGATATGGCAAACCCGGCCCTGCTTCAGGAAGTGAACAACGATATACAATTGGGAGCCAAAGCCGGCGTGCGTGGCACACCGGCTGCGTATATCAACGGACGCCAGTTGAAAGATCGTAGTCTTAAAGGCTTCAAGATGATGATTGATGCGGAGCTGAAAAAAGCAGCCAAGTAG
- a CDS encoding ABC transporter ATP-binding protein: MTTPALAIHNLSKEFDGAIAVNDISFTIEPGEIFGLLGPNGAGKSTTINMIGGVSRIGSGSIEIFGADNQKDYRTTRRMVGVMHQEIVIDNFFTIDQALKLHAGYYGVRDDEAWRLQLIDRLGLKPHLHKVMIKLSGGMKRRFMIAKALIHKPRLLILDEPTAGVDVELRHTLWDFVREINQQGTTILLTTHYLEEAEQMCERLAIMNHGKVIALETTETLLQELGTRTIIVHLQEPITQVPDNLCCQATELDASGTTLQLTLSTSQPTGDLLQRLCEIGLSIADIETRSAGLEEIFLQMTKAGRVDA, from the coding sequence ATGACGACTCCAGCTCTTGCCATTCATAACCTCTCTAAAGAGTTCGACGGTGCCATCGCCGTCAACGACATCTCGTTTACGATCGAGCCCGGAGAAATATTCGGTCTGCTCGGCCCTAACGGTGCCGGTAAAAGCACGACAATCAACATGATCGGCGGTGTCTCGCGCATCGGTAGCGGCTCCATCGAGATCTTCGGTGCAGACAACCAGAAGGACTACCGCACCACCCGACGTATGGTTGGCGTTATGCATCAGGAAATCGTCATCGATAATTTCTTCACCATCGACCAGGCCCTGAAACTGCACGCCGGCTATTACGGCGTTCGTGATGATGAAGCCTGGCGGCTGCAATTAATCGACCGCCTGGGACTTAAACCACACCTGCACAAGGTGATGATCAAGCTCTCCGGCGGCATGAAGCGCCGTTTCATGATCGCCAAAGCGCTGATTCACAAGCCCCGGCTGCTCATCCTTGATGAACCGACCGCCGGTGTCGACGTGGAACTGCGCCATACGCTCTGGGATTTTGTGCGTGAAATCAACCAGCAGGGCACGACCATTCTCCTGACCACTCATTACCTTGAAGAGGCCGAGCAGATGTGCGAGCGCCTCGCTATCATGAACCACGGCAAGGTCATTGCACTTGAAACAACCGAGACCCTGCTGCAGGAACTTGGCACGCGCACGATCATTGTCCACCTGCAGGAGCCGATTACACAAGTGCCCGATAATCTTTGTTGCCAGGCAACGGAACTTGACGCGTCCGGTACAACCTTGCAGTTGACCTTGTCGACCAGTCAACCGACCGGTGACCTGTTGCAACGACTCTGTGAGATCGGCCTGTCGATCGCCGATATCGAAACCAGAAGTGCCGGGCTCGAAGAAATTTTTCTGCAAATGACCAAGGCGGGCAGGGTGGACGCATGA
- a CDS encoding ABC transporter permease: protein MNQQSDNSFNSWLPFYTLLRKEIRRFLRVASQTLVTPVITASLYLFIFGATLGERISVLEGFSYAQFVIPGLILMGVINNSFSNVASSLFMSRYLGSIVDLLVTPVTPTQFIMAYTLAAMLRGLAVGLVVWVISCLFATLPWAHPFAAIAMACLASFLFAQFGIIAAIHADNFDSLSMYTNFIILPLIYLGGVFYPISILPPLWANLSHLNPLFYLIDGFRYAILGVGDLSFVVSFCTVIAMALGLFAWAALLIGRSYRLRN, encoded by the coding sequence ATGAATCAACAGAGCGACAACTCCTTCAACTCCTGGCTGCCTTTTTACACCCTGCTGAGAAAAGAAATCCGCCGGTTCCTGCGCGTGGCCTCCCAGACCCTGGTCACCCCGGTCATCACCGCCTCGCTTTATCTCTTTATCTTCGGAGCCACCCTCGGTGAACGTATCAGCGTACTCGAAGGCTTCAGCTATGCCCAGTTCGTTATACCTGGTCTGATCCTGATGGGTGTCATCAACAACTCTTTCTCCAACGTGGCCTCCTCGCTCTTCATGTCGCGCTACCTTGGCAGCATAGTCGACCTTCTGGTCACACCAGTCACGCCGACCCAGTTCATCATGGCTTACACCCTGGCCGCCATGTTGCGCGGGCTGGCTGTGGGCCTTGTGGTCTGGGTGATCTCCTGTCTTTTTGCCACGCTGCCCTGGGCGCACCCTTTTGCCGCGATCGCCATGGCTTGCCTCGCCAGCTTCCTCTTTGCCCAGTTCGGCATTATCGCTGCGATCCACGCAGACAACTTCGATTCGCTGTCGATGTACACCAACTTCATCATTTTACCCCTGATCTATCTCGGCGGCGTATTTTACCCGATCTCCATCCTGCCGCCACTCTGGGCCAATCTTTCTCACCTCAACCCGCTTTTCTACCTGATTGACGGTTTCCGTTATGCGATTCTCGGTGTCGGCGACCTGTCCTTTGTCGTCTCTTTCTGCACGGTTATTGCGATGGCTCTGGGACTTTTTGCCTGGGCTGCCCTCCTGATTGGTCGCAGTTATCGTTTGCGCAACTAA